The Struthio camelus isolate bStrCam1 chromosome 15, bStrCam1.hap1, whole genome shotgun sequence nucleotide sequence aaaaagtcaaaacctCAAGAGGTATGATGAAGctgaggaggaagatgaagactGTGGTAGCAGAGGAAGGGGAATCTGTGCAAGATGCGCTGCTAATAAGCGCTGATGAAAAGGTGAAAAATCAAATGACGAGTAAAGGGGAACTTGGGTCACCGGTGTTCAGACGAAGCAGTTTctcaaacacagaggaaaacgcTCACAGATCATCCAGACCAGCCCTTGTgaggagagaaggaaacagtCTAACACCTCCAGAGGTAGAGTTAGGAGTTGTACAAGAAACACTTGAAGACTGTCTCCCTCTAGGAGTGCCAGAGCTATTTTCATGTGCTTTGAGGGACAGCAATGATGTCCAGCAGCCTGGACCCCCAAGTGCTGTAGCCACGTCTGATAACCGTGAGCCTGCACAGCTGTGTTTAGAGAACAGTGCATCTGTTTTGCTTGACACCAGTGATGATGGAGGAAAAGAACCTTCCgatataaaaaaacaaacagccaatGAGAGTACATGTGAAGGTCAGGGAGAGTTATGTAGGCTCTTGGAGTTAATGTCAGAGAAAGAAGTATTGCCCACTGGCAGAAATAACACTATAATTAATGAGAGTGAAAGCCCTGAAGGAAATCAAAATGACACTAATGGTTTAAATCCCTTTCCTGCAGATTCTCTTATGGGCAATGTTGAAAAACTGTTGGAAACTCAAGAGCTTGAAACTGAATCAAGACTTTCTCACCTAGAGAAGGTGACAGCTCCTGAAACTGAAAGTGCATTGAATTCTTGCACAGTCATCGAAGGGCTTCTATTTCCAGTTGAATACTATGTCAGGACAACTCGCCGTATGTCTAATTGCCAGAGGAAGGTGGACCTAGATGCAGTAATTCTCAGCCAGCTGGGTAGGAGCAAGAAAAGTCTGCGAAATAAGTGCAAGAAGAAAGATGCAAATTCAGATCAGCCCTCCCAAGAAACAGTTGAAAACGAGGAGGAGTCAGGGGTCGGACCATTCCCTTTTCTTGGTGCAGAAAACGATCCGGTGAATTCAAGTAGTCCTCAACAATCCCTTCCTCCATCTAACAGTAGCAGCACTTCACTTGGATCCATCTCTCAGAACAGTATTGCCAGCACAAAGCGCGATCAGAGACAATCACGGAGGAAgcgaaagggaagaagaaagtctACGTGCAAACCCACTGTGAATCAAGCATCACAGGAACTTCTCCTGAGTTTGGATCTCGTAACACCAAGGGAAAGCAGTAATCTCTTATCAAATGACTgtcagagcagaaaggagaacTCCCAGGGTAATCTTGAAAAATCACCTTTAGATGAGGTAGGATTGTCTGGTGCTGCAGCTCTTGGGTCTGGAGAGACAAAAGCACCTGGCGCTATACAGCCAACAAGTGCTGATCTTCCTCCTGTTAGAAGTCAAGTACTTGGGAAATGCCATAAGACTCTGTTAGAACAGGTTCAAAATCCATCTCAGAAGAGTGATTCTTTGAACCCAGGGAATGAAACTTTTGCCAGGCGCATAGGAGATCTGGATGCCAACTTAAGTGTGTGTCAATCTGATAAACGTCCAGTGGAACATGTGAAGAATCAGCATGCGCGAGGAGCctgtggggctgagcagctcttaGTGATTAATGAATGTCTCTCTCCACACCGTCCCTTACGTTTCTCTCTGAGACGGAGAGCCGGTCGAGTCTCAAAAGGTATTTCATCAAATAAAAGCACTCCCTAAAACTAGAGCCCAATTGTAAGGCAAGGAAATGGCCGAGTGAATCCATGCATTGCTGTTCACaccctgacattttttttttttatgcaggaCAATCTGAtctgggttaattttttttttctcttgagagttgaagctttttttttagttttagatCATTGTGGTGCCCGTGTTATTTGCACAATTGCGGAAACTGCTGTCTTGGCACAATGGCAGGGTGTGAACAGCATTGCATGGATGAGGAGCAGGGCTGAGAAAATCTTAGGCTGGCTTTGCTGCTGGAGTAAATTTTTTGCAAACTTGACCTGATTTTTCAGCAAGTGGACGTAAATCTCTGTTTCGCCAATTGTGTCTGTGTTTATGAGTTTTTTAGGGCTGACAAGCGTGAAACACTTAATATAGAAACAGATTAGTATCACAGTCTGATAGTTTGTGaatactgtgaaaagaaaaagttttgggAGAAAGACAAGCAAAATCTAGCTACGTGCTCTGTCAATTCTGGCAGCCTTTGCCAGTGACATTTTAGCTGAATCCTTAATGCAGAGCAGTTGTGGAGAGTAATGTCTTCCCAGAAAATGCCACTTCCATATGTTAAGAGGGATGTGCTGTTTTTGGAAAATAGAGTGTCGCGACACTCTAGATGAGAGATTAGAGGGCTAGTTGGTGGGTTTTTTATGATGTGATGTTCTCTCTCATATTTTGTCTTTCTACGTCTAGGTGAGAGCAAAAGGGGACATAGCCATCAAATGGATTCAGAGGATCCAGCTTCTCTTGGTCTCCCTGCTATGGACCCTAATACGGCAGAGTCTCTCTTTAGCTTCCGCAGTCTCCAGTGGCTGCCCTCCAGACTGGGTATCAAAGACTTTCACTTACCTGATGAGGAATTTGGGCTACTAAAACTTGAGAAATTTAAATCTTCCCCAGTGAATGACTTGGAGGAGTTTGTTCCTAATACATCTGGAGATGGTGTGGCTTCAGAGGACATCCAAGATCCGCAAATAAATGTAGAAAAGAAGAGGCATGAGAGCAATTTGATTTCACCTTTCAAAAATGTGCTGTCCGAGTTACCTCATTTAGAAAGCCCGGCTTCCAAGAAGGGACTTTGCACAAGTGAATTGCTTTTTACTCCCATGGAAactgtctttgctgctgctcccagtcagCCTGAGTCTCAGATTTCCTCATCTCTTTTCC carries:
- the PALB2 gene encoding partner and localizer of BRCA2, which encodes MGEPGGGAALSGAEREKVRGGRAGPGRAGGGGWEGGRGRAALSSRHAGRAGERRGEAPFLCPPSPDPLLCCQRARRAERVQGFVQRTVAERDGLLGEQEAPQSPAEPLRRLQIWSEEPAQMPKSWHTAPSPVGAGILVVLLTRFSSHSGSRDTVSPGARKHESCQLQIKSCSVPGTKKKASATFKHKPEFFNNKVTLSAGSPAESIQASQENVCSGIVRPAAAEKKVKTSRGMMKLRRKMKTVVAEEGESVQDALLISADEKVKNQMTSKGELGSPVFRRSSFSNTEENAHRSSRPALVRREGNSLTPPEVELGVVQETLEDCLPLGVPELFSCALRDSNDVQQPGPPSAVATSDNREPAQLCLENSASVLLDTSDDGGKEPSDIKKQTANESTCEGQGELCRLLELMSEKEVLPTGRNNTIINESESPEGNQNDTNGLNPFPADSLMGNVEKLLETQELETESRLSHLEKVTAPETESALNSCTVIEGLLFPVEYYVRTTRRMSNCQRKVDLDAVILSQLGRSKKSLRNKCKKKDANSDQPSQETVENEEESGVGPFPFLGAENDPVNSSSPQQSLPPSNSSSTSLGSISQNSIASTKRDQRQSRRKRKGRRKSTCKPTVNQASQELLLSLDLVTPRESSNLLSNDCQSRKENSQGNLEKSPLDEVGLSGAAALGSGETKAPGAIQPTSADLPPVRSQVLGKCHKTLLEQVQNPSQKSDSLNPGNETFARRIGDLDANLSVCQSDKRPVEHVKNQHARGACGAEQLLVINECLSPHRPLRFSLRRRAGRVSKGESKRGHSHQMDSEDPASLGLPAMDPNTAESLFSFRSLQWLPSRLGIKDFHLPDEEFGLLKLEKFKSSPVNDLEEFVPNTSGDGVASEDIQDPQINVEKKRHESNLISPFKNVLSELPHLESPASKKGLCTSELLFTPMETVFAAAPSQPESQISSSLFPVLGATPAVLPSGHSKAFPPTPSVLPLQVSIHSSKGASGQVVDCRECRDFAIPLDSDSCGTESARKEEGQCAMFHLEAERDPNHRSDEVMALKKHQQSESKQQGSYRAPAEQEKTVEEPLAVVLLDGLREESLQLVSKLKDSSRSCAVDVSTMWWEAAGCRELCVVTASESSVSLWKLLAPGHWGKVYTWQPGEIPVIQIVSLPDTCNLVCIALGDLEIGEIRLLLYSSESDSFKQSLVKAGNIKAVLGLKDRRLVSSSRTMQEQQVEIISFSETGRSKEGQTLMPPEETVLAFAEVEGMRDALVGTTAVNSVVVWNLKTGQLLRKMHVGYFYPASICHRAYSDSGLLFVVLSHPHAKESELCGNPAFRVIAFNPKTARSTGVVFSSLPPGHAGRYLEGEVKDASAAAVLTSGTIAVWDLLLGQCTAVLPPNSNGSWSLVRWSVTSACLLAGQKDGSVYLYHYSQPKAEKT